The following proteins are encoded in a genomic region of Neurospora crassa OR74A linkage group VI, whole genome shotgun sequence:
- a CDS encoding alpha-1,3-glucanase, translating into MRARTDPYKVDNASNYTLGDWTTDIQLAQQAHIDAFALNVAYRDNLDSILPLAFQAAANRGFKLFFSFDYAGHGAWPKDSVGTMLTKYRTLPAYFIYKGKYFVSTFEGPDSADDWIDLKSQYNVFFMPDWSSLGAKEALLRGGGVADGLFNWAAWPWGPQDMDTYTDASYLQYLNGKPYMMPVSPWFFTNLPGYNKNWLWRGDSLWYDRWVQAAFNKTTPGIIDSTEFVEIISWNDYGESHYIGPLYDKAMEAFTIGQAPSNFAKDMPHDGWRMFLPYVIDLFKTGTATITQEGLTAWYRLSPGAACVSTGTSGNTASQLQIEFSPAEIVQDRIFFSALLTSEASISVTVGGVPQSGGGWTWKPDDRVGVYYGSVPFSGTGNVVVTLVRNGAQIAQINGRAIGGGCLASLYNAWVGSAPVAGSVSRSPTLPLSQQTCVSGIGVNNFGGLCGYACQFGYCPISACNAGRWANPSQHPRKQVSRDTQLLERMQVTLASAHGSAIMVIALPPEERWLSASALAIFLDFRFLSELE; encoded by the exons ATGAGAGCAAGAACTGACCCCTACAAGGTCGACAATGCTTCCAACTACACCTTGGGTGACTGGACAACAGATATACAGCTCGCCCAACAGGCTCACATTGATGCATTTGCCCTCAATGTGGCTTATAGGGATAACCTGGACTCCATCCTACCCTTGGCCTTTCAAGCAGCTGCCAACCGGGGCTTCaagctcttcttctccttcgaTTACGCTGGTCATGGGGCATGGCCCAAGGACAGTGTCGGTACAATGCTCACAAAGTACAGAACACTCCCAGCATACTTCATATATAAGGGCAAGTACTTTGTCTCCACGTTCGAGGGCCCGGACTCCGCCGACGACTGGATCGATCTGAAATCCCAGTACAATGTCTTTTTCATGCCTGACTGGTCTTCACTGGGAGCCAAAGAGGCCTTACTGAGGGGAGGCGGTGTTGCCGATGGCCTGTTCAATTGGGCTGCTTGGCCCTGGGGTCCCCAGGACATGGACACATATACCGATGCCTCATACCTTCAGTATTTAAACGGGAAGCCATACATGATGCCTGTATCACCGTGGTTCTTCACCAATCTTCCTGGTTACAACAAGAACTGGCTATGGAGAGGAGACAGTCTATGGTATGATCGCTGGGTACAGGCGGCGTTCAACAAGACGACCCCCGGCATCATCGATAGCACAGAATTCGTCGAGATAATCTCTT GGAATGATTATGGCGAGTCACACTACATCGGTCCCCTTTACGACAAGGCGATGGAGGCTTTCACCATTGGCCAAGCTCCTAGCAACTTCGCGAAGGACATGCCGCATGACGGGTGGCGAATGTTCCTGCCTTATGTTATTGACCTTTTCAAGACCGGGACTGCCACCATTACCCAGGAAGGTCTGACGGCTTG GTACCGCTTATCGCCGGGTGCAGCCTGTGTTTCCACCGGCACCTCGGGCAATACTGCCAGCCAGCTTCAGATCGAGTTCTCGCCCGCTGAGATTGTCCAGGACAGGATTTTCTTCTCTGCCCTGCTCACCTCCGAAGCCTCGATCTCGGTCACTGTGGGTGGCGTACCTCAATCGGGAGGTGGTTG GACGTGGAAACCTGACGATAGGGTTGGCGTCTATTACGGCAGCGTTCCGTTCAGCGGCACTGGCAATGTCGTTGTTACACTGGTCCGGAATGGAGCTCAGATTGCCCAAATCAATGGACGGGCAATCGGGGGCGGATGCCTTGCCAGTCTCTACAATGCTTGGGTCGGCTCTGCTCCTGTGGCTGGTAGCGTGTCTAGGAGCCCGACACTCCCCCTCTCACAGCAGACATGCGTCAGCGGCATAGGCGTGAATAACTTTGGTGGGCTCTGCGGTTATGCCTGTCAGTTT GGCTACTGTCCTATCTCGGCCTGTAATGCCGGCAGATGGGCAAACCCATCACAGCACCCAAGGAAACAGGTATCCAGGGATACCCAATTACTGGAGAGGATGCAAGTTACTCTGGCCTCTGCTCATGGGTCTGCAATCATGGTTATTGCCCTTCCTCCGGAAGAGAGATGGCTGTCTGCCTCTGCGTTGGCCATTTTCCTGGATTTTCGATTTCTATCGGAACTTGAGTGA
- a CDS encoding 5-nitroimidazole antibiotic resistance protein gives MPSRELEYPKQPYSTVKRLNDRARYSLETIHGIINSSPFLNVAFQDSTSPFPAVLPMIGQMGSFSRPSADLGDVLDLYLHGYVSSRLMSLSRSSSSSSSEEGTPLTITATLLDGYVLSLTPNSHSYNYRSAILFGFAVPVTDPAEKLWAMELVTNSVVPSRYQNTRTPPNNAEMQSTSILRVKIKAGSAKIRSGEPHDERGDMNNQEIREKTWVGVVPAWMQFGEPVAGGYNQAEEVPGYLESWRVEGNEERRREAYEAVKEGGKGKKGEGDK, from the exons ATGCCTTCTCGCGAACTGGAATACCCCAAACAGCCGTACAGCACGGTCAAGCGACTCAACGACAGAG CCCGCTACTCTCTCGAAACCATCCACGGCATCATCaactcctcccccttcctcaaTGTCGCCTTCCAAGACtccacctcccccttccccgccGTCCTCCCCATGATCGGCCAAATGGGTTCCTTTTCGCGTCCTTCCGCCGACCTAGGCGACGTTCTCGACTTGTATCTCCACGG CTACGTCTCCTCCCGCCTCATGTCCCtctcccgctcctcctcctcctcttcctcagaGGAAGGAACACCCCTAACCATAACCGCCACCCTCCTAGACGGCTACGTCCTCTCCCTCACTCCCAACTCGCACTCGTACAACTACCGCTCCGCCATTCTGTTTGGGTTTGCCGTCCCCGTGACCGACCCGGCCGAAAAGCTCTGGGCAATGGAACTAGTGACCAACAGCGTCGTTCCGTCTCGGTACCAAAACACGCGCACCCCGCCGAATAACGCCGAGATGCAGAGCACGAGTATCTTGAGGGTCAAAATCAAGGCGGGCAGTGCAAAGATTAGAAGTGGAGAACCGCATGATGAGCGGGGGGATATGAATAACCAGGAAATAAGGGAGAAGACGTGGGTGGGCGTGGTGCCTGCTTGGATGCAGTTTGGAGAGCCGGTGGCGGGAGGGTATAAtcaggcggaggaggtgccGGGGTATTTGGAGAGTTGGAGGGTGGAGGGGAATGAGGAacggaggagggaggcgtATGAGGCCGtgaaggaggggggaaaggggaagaagggggagggtgaTAAGtag